From the candidate division WOR-3 bacterium genome, the window ATTGTTTTTTTCTCCCGCTGTCAAGGAATTCAAATATCGCATGGATTTATACAAGTCGTCGGGATAAGTTAAATCGGTGAATTTCATTTTTAAAAGTTCTGGTTCGGTGTATTCGAGTATGTTGCAAAGAGATCTGTTGACAGCGATATATCTTCCTTCGGGATCCATTATGCTCATGCCTACGGGTGCATTCTCGAAAGTACTTCTGAATTTTGATTCGCTGAGTCTGATTTTTAAATCGTTTTGAATTCTTGTGATAATGTCTCCCAAAAAGGGAGCGATCTGGGAGAGAATTTTGATTGAGATCTCGCTGAAATTTTCATAAGTGTGAGAAGCCAGATTCATGCACGCTACAGGAGAATCCTTGTAAAAAATCGGTATTACCGCAAGAGACTTGATGCCTTCGTTCAGAACAGCTGAAAAATCTTTTTCAACAAGTTCTTTTTGGGGGAAAAAAGACGGTTTTTGTTTTCTGGCTATTATGCCTTTTGGGGAGTCCTTCTCGTATCTTTCAATTTTTTTAACCAAAGAGTCCTTTAAACCGGAGTGTGCCGCAAGGGTCAGTCCTCCTGTGTCTTGGTCGGTTAAATACACCCCTCCGCTGTCAACTTCTTCTATGAATTCGATGTAAATATAAAGTATGTAATTCAGGGCTTCGGACAGATCGTTGGTCTTGCTTGTCTTTACAGCAAGTTTATGTTGAAGTTTTAAAATATTTTCGTTTATTTTTTTTTCTGTGATATCGTCTGAAAGGCCGAGAAGTATTGAAGGTTTGCCTTTTTCATCGGTAACAGGCATCTTTATCGTATGAAGCAACCTTCTTCCTGATTTTGGAGAATCTATCGGTTCTTCGGGAATGTCGTAGACAGTGTTGTTTCTGAGAGTTTTTTCGTCCATCTTTTGAAAAAATTCCGCTTGTTCTCTCGGGAAAAAATCAAAATCATTTTTTCCGACGACATCTTCGCTTTTTAACCCGTAAAAGTTTTCGCTTGCTTTATTCCACATGAGAAAGTTACCCTTTTTGTCTTTGGCGTAAAGTGAAATAGGAATGTTGTCAATTATTTTTTCAAGAAACTGTTTGTACTCGAGTTCCTTTATCATTCTCTGTTTTTTCGCCAGAGCGGCGGAGATATTGTTCGATACAAATTCGAGTATGTTTTTATGGAAGCTTCCGTAGGAAAGGTTTTTATCGTAGGACTGAACGACAAGGGCGCCAATTACTTCATCTTCGTATTTCAAAGGAACTCCGAGCCAGCTGAAGGCTGATGTGCCTTGAATTTCTAATCCGTTTTGGCAGAGAAAATCGCCGATTTCAGGTTCTGTGAGCAGGAGAGGGATCCCCTTCTTGACTACGTAGTCAGTCAGACTGTTTTTCACTGGCCTTGGTTCTGGACGCGAGTCGTAGAGGTCAATATAACATGGGAAACTCAGGGCGTTTCTTTCTTTTTCATAAACCGCAAGAAAAAAATTTTCGGAGGGTATGAGATCTTTAATACTAAAATGGATTTTGTTGAAAAGATCTTCCAATTCGTCTTTGTGAATCATCAGGTCGGAGATTGCAAACGCGACTCTCTGCAGGTCTTTTTTTAGTTTGTCTTCGCTCACATCTGAAAAAGCTATGATAATGCCTTTGAACTTTCTGTTCTCTCGCATGTCTTTTGCTCTGCCTGAGACGTATTTATCGGTAGAGTTTTCGAGAACTATTCTCAGGTCGAAAGGAAATGATTCTCTTGGTTTAGAAAGTATATTCTCGAAAATCTCTTCGGCTTTAGCTCTGTCGTCAGCGTGTATGAATTCGAAAATATTTGTTTTGGAAGTATTTTTGGAGCATTTGCCGGAAAATTTTTCTAGATTTTCCGAGTGTGAGACAATATTGCCCTTGGTATCTACAATCAGCAGGATTTTCTCAAGACATTCAAGAACATCGTTTTCAAAAATTTCAGATAACGGCATAGGTAAACCTTAAAATTATTCTATTCAATTATTCCTAAAAGGGCAAATAAAAA encodes:
- a CDS encoding PAS domain S-box protein, yielding MPLSEIFENDVLECLEKILLIVDTKGNIVSHSENLEKFSGKCSKNTSKTNIFEFIHADDRAKAEEIFENILSKPRESFPFDLRIVLENSTDKYVSGRAKDMRENRKFKGIIIAFSDVSEDKLKKDLQRVAFAISDLMIHKDELEDLFNKIHFSIKDLIPSENFFLAVYEKERNALSFPCYIDLYDSRPEPRPVKNSLTDYVVKKGIPLLLTEPEIGDFLCQNGLEIQGTSAFSWLGVPLKYEDEVIGALVVQSYDKNLSYGSFHKNILEFVSNNISAALAKKQRMIKELEYKQFLEKIIDNIPISLYAKDKKGNFLMWNKASENFYGLKSEDVVGKNDFDFFPREQAEFFQKMDEKTLRNNTVYDIPEEPIDSPKSGRRLLHTIKMPVTDEKGKPSILLGLSDDITEKKINENILKLQHKLAVKTSKTNDLSEALNYILYIYIEFIEEVDSGGVYLTDQDTGGLTLAAHSGLKDSLVKKIERYEKDSPKGIIARKQKPSFFPQKELVEKDFSAVLNEGIKSLAVIPIFYKDSPVACMNLASHTYENFSEISIKILSQIAPFLGDIITRIQNDLKIRLSESKFRSTFENAPVGMSIMDPEGRYIAVNRSLCNILEYTEPELLKMKFTDLTYPDDLYKSMRYLNSLTAGEKNNVQFEKRFYNKSGRVIWTLLNSFALRGEENIKIITHILDITERKQIEDQLSKMKSLESLGFLAGGIAHDFNNILTTISGNISMANIYTPDEGDLKESLREAEKGIKKATDLTQQLLTFAKGGIPFKEASSIPEIIKSSASFILRGKDISVEYNFDKDLWVVDIDKGQFSQVIQNLVLNSVQAMPGGGKIVISSCNISLSKEQIEKYKYLYYLKPGKFVEITIRDTGIGIPQDDIMRIFNPYFTTKENGSGLGLSIVYSIIKNHNGIIETESEIKKGTTFKIIIPASEKPHVSQNHEKSKKIKRGRANILLMDDEEMVIKVTSKMLEELGYKTDTARNGEEVLDKLRKSPYDLVILDLTVQNGMGGKETIKEIRKSNPSVKALVSSGYSNDLTISQYREYGFDNYLIKPFTLNDLSEKIIETLEI